The following coding sequences lie in one Crassostrea angulata isolate pt1a10 chromosome 10, ASM2561291v2, whole genome shotgun sequence genomic window:
- the LOC128165542 gene encoding uncharacterized protein LOC128165542 isoform X1 — protein MAVTLYSVFVLLALSPSSVGATEGLSSGESSQFYNSQEKGGTVSVTETTDSYIIQSNGLPDHDMQQVNPNTASAQSLRYTFKKEIDFACQPGSLPKGSIGITKTGVVIFNPLTSADLNAVEGSDAETFDRCNGHSDNRGVYHYHQSPGSDNCGDTFTAEVDQFIGVALDGFPIYGPYASDKGSEPLSSDDLDICHGRMVDGKYRYHLTYDFPYVLGCYWGASAKDNAPQVSYVCDLDFGTDLQLYGYLCSNVVQRGVSAEVCPSYPGSVTVTTEDNGNTAAPTQAPTQAPTQAPTQAPTQAPTQAPTTATSRRTRRPGGRNRSRDNSKRANSAREAYLKRWIKRLLEETK, from the exons ATGGCCGTGACGTTGTATTCCGTTTTTGTGCTTTTGGCTCTTTCCCCCAGCTCCGTTGGTGCTACGGAAGGTTTGTCTTCGGGGGAGAGTTCCCAGTTCTACAACAGTCAGGAGAAAGGGGGAACCGTCTCAGTGACTGAAACCACCGACTC TTACATCATTCAATCCAATGGACTTCCGGATCATGATATGCAGCAAGTTAATCCAAATACGGCCTCTGCGCAGAGCTTACGGTACACATTTAAGAAAGAGATAGACTTTGCTTGCCAGCCCGGAAGTCTTCCCAAAGGATCCATTGGGATAACCAAGACCGGTGTCGTCATCTTCAATCCCCTAACTAGCGCCGACCTGAACGCCG TTGAGGGCAGTGATGCGGAGACTTTTGATCGCTGTAACGGTCATTCTGACAATCGGGGGGTGTACCATTATCACCAGTCCCCCGGTTCAGATAACTGTGGCGACACCTTCACCGCCGAGGTCGACCAGTTCATTG GTGTCGCTTTGGATGGATTTCCTATCTACGGCCCATACGCctcagacaaaggctccgaacCTCTCAGCtcagatgaccttgacatttgtCACGGTCGTATGGTAGATGGGAAATATCGGTATCATTTGACCTATGACTTCCCGTATGTTCTCGGCTGTTACTGGGGGGCAAGCGCCAAAGACAACGCACCACAGGTGTCCTACGTTTGTGACCTTGACTTTGGAACAG ACCTACAGCTATATGGATACCTTTGCAGCAACGTAGTTCAACGAGGCGTGAGTGCTGAGGTCTGCCCCAGCTACCCCGGATCTGTAACCGTGACAACCGAGGATAATGGAAACACGGCCGCCCCCACCCAGGCACCCACCCAGGCCCCAACTCAGGCCCCCACCCAGGCCCCCACTCAGGCCCCCACCCAGGCACCTACCACGGCAACCTCACGGAGAACCAGACGCCCAGGTGGACGTAACCGCTCCCGGGACAACTCAAAGAGAGCTAACTCCGCCCGGGAGGCATACTTGAAAAGGTGGATCAAACGACTACTTGAGGAGACAAAGTAA
- the LOC128165540 gene encoding alpha-(1,3)-fucosyltransferase fut-1-like, with translation MVNVRSYRTTVMFLGILVLLTVTVFRNNCKQLHKNLYSRINGPIPTKTLASKDDGYRHLIHTGHDPHVQILFNNMPSWMSINPLTLNSSSCSLHLKSPCIIKTGKRNFEEFRGVIFYGDNLPSTIPVKQTNQSWIFFSIESPYLYQIQSKWKFKFDATMTFRKDSSFPVVYGTITRRTSPRTRDYTKIFRMKTKMVAWAVSNCHTPSKRENYVTSLQKYVTVDIFGKCGHLSCGVRSAGVTDCHFKFAKDYKFYLTFENSICKDYTTEKLFNFFFHDLAMIPVINGPPNAHEYIPRGTYINALDFSSPVELARELHRIGSNETLYVQYLREKDKYGAKHFNWKDALCPLCKTLQTNPPLNNTIPDIDKWLKRCRSF, from the coding sequence ATGGTAAATGTGCGCTCATATCGGACTACGGTGATGTTCCTGGGTATTTTAGTGCTTCTTACTGTGACAGTGTTCAGAAACAACTGCAAACAGTTACACAAAAACTTATATTCGCGAATTAATGGTCCGATTCCAACAAAAACCCTGGCAAGCAAAGATGACGGATACCGGCACCTAATTCACACAGGTCACGATCCGCATGTCCAGATCTTGTTTAACAACATGCCATCTTGGATGTCGATTAACCCGCTGACATTGAATTCATCATCTTGTTCTCTCCATCTTAAAAGTCCATGCATTATAAAAACCGGAAAAAGAAATTTCGAAGAATTTCGAGGAGTCATTTTTTACGGTGACAATCTACCCAGTACCATTCCCGTAAAACAGACAAACCAgtcttggatttttttctctattgaATCTccttatttatatcaaattcaatcaAAATGGAAGTTCAAATTTGACGCAACAATGACTTTTCGTAAAGACTCTAGTTTTCCTGTGGTGTATGGAACAATAACTCGCAGAACATCGCCAAGAACTCGAgattatacaaaaatattcagaatgaaaacaaaaatggtgGCGTGGGCGGTCAGTAATTGTCACACTCCGTCCAAACGTGAAAATTACGTCACCAGTCTCCAGAAGTACGTTACCGTTGATATTTTCGGGAAATGTGGTCATTTGTCTTGCGGTGTGCGTTCAGCTGGAGTTACAGATTGCCATTTCAAATTCGCCAAAGATTACAAATTCTACTTGACTTTCGAGAACTCCATTTGCAAGGATTATACCACAGAAAAGTTGTTCAATTTCTTCTTTCACGACCTGGCAATGATTCCGGTAATCAATGGTCCCCCAAACGCGCATGAATACATTCCTAGAGGAACATATATCAACGCTCTAGATTTTTCGTCCCCGGTTGAACTTGCACGTGAGCTTCACAGGATAGGATCAAACGAAACCCTTTATGTGCAATATCTGAGAGAAAAGGATAAATATGGCGCCAAACATTTCAATTGGAAGGATGCTTTATGTCCTCTGTGTAAAACCCTTCAAACCAATCCTCCTTTAAATAACACCATACCAGACATTGATAAATGGCTAAAACGTTGTCGTTCTTTCTGA
- the LOC128165542 gene encoding uncharacterized protein LOC128165542 isoform X2 produces the protein MAVTLYSVFVLLALSPSSVGATEGLSSGESSQFYNSQEKGGTVSVTETTDSYIIQSNGLPDHDMQQVNPNTASAQSLRYTFKKEIDFACQPGSLPKGSIGITKTGVVIFNPLTSADLNAVEGSDAETFDRCNGHSDNRGVYHYHQSPGSDNCGDTFTAEVDQFIGVALDGFPIYGPYASDKGSEPLSSDDLDICHGRMVDGKYRYHLTYDFPYVLGCYWGASAKDNAPQVSYVCDLDFGTDLQLYGYLCSNVVQRGVSAEVCPSYPGSVTVTTEDNGNTAAPTQAPTQAPTQAPTTATSRRTRRPGGRNRSRDNSKRANSAREAYLKRWIKRLLEETK, from the exons ATGGCCGTGACGTTGTATTCCGTTTTTGTGCTTTTGGCTCTTTCCCCCAGCTCCGTTGGTGCTACGGAAGGTTTGTCTTCGGGGGAGAGTTCCCAGTTCTACAACAGTCAGGAGAAAGGGGGAACCGTCTCAGTGACTGAAACCACCGACTC TTACATCATTCAATCCAATGGACTTCCGGATCATGATATGCAGCAAGTTAATCCAAATACGGCCTCTGCGCAGAGCTTACGGTACACATTTAAGAAAGAGATAGACTTTGCTTGCCAGCCCGGAAGTCTTCCCAAAGGATCCATTGGGATAACCAAGACCGGTGTCGTCATCTTCAATCCCCTAACTAGCGCCGACCTGAACGCCG TTGAGGGCAGTGATGCGGAGACTTTTGATCGCTGTAACGGTCATTCTGACAATCGGGGGGTGTACCATTATCACCAGTCCCCCGGTTCAGATAACTGTGGCGACACCTTCACCGCCGAGGTCGACCAGTTCATTG GTGTCGCTTTGGATGGATTTCCTATCTACGGCCCATACGCctcagacaaaggctccgaacCTCTCAGCtcagatgaccttgacatttgtCACGGTCGTATGGTAGATGGGAAATATCGGTATCATTTGACCTATGACTTCCCGTATGTTCTCGGCTGTTACTGGGGGGCAAGCGCCAAAGACAACGCACCACAGGTGTCCTACGTTTGTGACCTTGACTTTGGAACAG ACCTACAGCTATATGGATACCTTTGCAGCAACGTAGTTCAACGAGGCGTGAGTGCTGAGGTCTGCCCCAGCTACCCCGGATCTGTAACCGTGACAACCGAGGATAATGGAAACACGGCCGCCCCCACCCAG GCCCCCACTCAGGCCCCCACCCAGGCACCTACCACGGCAACCTCACGGAGAACCAGACGCCCAGGTGGACGTAACCGCTCCCGGGACAACTCAAAGAGAGCTAACTCCGCCCGGGAGGCATACTTGAAAAGGTGGATCAAACGACTACTTGAGGAGACAAAGTAA
- the LOC128165539 gene encoding ankyrin repeat domain-containing protein 13C-B-like yields the protein MADWEGYPLHECVFHNDIRRLSQLLRVNDVSLKDMHGNTALHLAVMLGRKDCIQLLLAHGAPVRVKNLQGWTPLAEAISFGSRQTIMCLLKKLRQQSKETLEERRPALIQALKDIGDFYVELKWDFQSWVPLVSRILPSDICKIHKKGSCLRLDTTLVDFNDMRWERGDITFVFDGDAPPNKGLTVLDNKSHEFQRIRSEESEQELEDEVDILMSSDIMAAQMSTKSITFSRAQSGWLFREDKTERVGEFEADFYAVNGLILDSRKRREHLSPDDIQKNKAIMENLTKGNWNDCEFQRRPSLPVPEESSVTWEEYIAEPAGSPPCLGRPWVAKGNTKSFKATVAMSKNFPMSIDVLLDVLEVIAPFKQFQKLREFMTTKLPDGFPVKIEIPVFPTVTAKVTFTSFDWRDDIDDAMFVVPPNYRENPNRFPDL from the exons ATGGCGGACTGGGAAGGATATCCACTCCACGAATGCGTCTTTCACAACGATATCAGGAGATTATCACAGTTGCTGCGTGTAAATGATGTGTCACTTAAAGATATGCACg gGAATACAGCCCTGCACCTGGCTGTTATGCTTGGAAGAAAAG ACTGCATCCAGTTATTGTTAGCACACGGGGCACCTGTCAGGGTCAAGAATCTCCAGGGCTGGACTCCACTGGCAGAGGCCATCAGTTTTGGAAGCAGACAAACTA TAATGTGTTTGCTGAAAAAACTGAGACAACAATCCAAAGAAACTTTAGAAGAGAGGAGACCAGCCTTGATTCAAGCTCTGAAGGACATAGGAGACTTTTATGTAGAACTCAAGTGGGATTTTCAAAGCTGGG TGCCTCTAGTATCACGCATACTTCCATCAGACATCTGCAAAATCCACAAGAAAGGGAGTTGTTTGAG ATTGGACACAACGCTGGTTGATTTCAATGACATGCGCTGGGAGAGGGGCGACATCACCTTCGTGTTTGATGGAGATGCACCCCCCAACAAAGGCCTCACAGTGCTGGACAACAAATCCCACGAATTTCAGAGAATTAGGTCAGAG GAATCGGAGCAGGAACTAGAGGATGAGGTGGACATTCTGATGAGTAGTGATATCATGGCCGCCCAGATGTCCACAAAGAGCATCACCTTCTCCCGGGCTCAGAGTGGCTGGTTGTTCAGAGAGGACAAAACA GAGAGGGTGGGAGAATTTGAGGCTGATTTCTATGCAGTGAATGGTCTGATTCTGGATTCCAGAAAAAG GAGGGAGCATCTTAGTCCTGACGACATCCAGAAAAATAAAGCTATCATGGAGAATTTAACCAAAGGAAACTGGAATGACTGCGAG TTTCAGAGAAGACCCTCATTGCCTGTCCCCGAGGAAAGCAGTGTTACATGGGAGGAGTACATCGCTGAACCTGCAGGCAGCCCCCCCTGTCTGGGGCGACCTTGGGTTGCTAAGGGAAACACAAAGTCCTTCAAAGCAACTGTGGCTATG agTAAGAATTTTCCAATGTCAATTGATgt ACTGCTGGATGTTTTAGAAGTTATTGCGCcttttaaacaatttcaaaaattgagaGAATTTATGACAACCAAACTACCTGATGGCTTTCCTGTGAAAATAG AAATCCCAGTATTCCCTACAGTGACTGCCAAGGTCACCTTCACCTCTTTTGATTGGCGGGATGACATAGACGACGCCATGTTCGTAGTTCCGccaaattatcgcgaaaatccAAACAGGTTCCCGGATTTATGA